A window of the Bacteriovorax sp. PP10 genome harbors these coding sequences:
- a CDS encoding S-adenosylmethionine decarboxylase → MDTRSQHLLFDAVLEKDLTDADVDHIKQVIEKNLTVVNRIEHKFTPQGETIVFILSESHFTLHTYPENRFISLDIYVCNMETDLKKIVHEISSVVPFEKVDQKFLARGAIGTPVHSKHLHIIYLVTVMTACCSILYELLLAQALSTTMGNTALRYNTTIGLYIAAMGFGALLYKKFIKRDILEEFVKIELLLSIIGGVAPIMALVFDYSFNKIATSTGISFFSNWIQGPLFTLNHLLIIAIGFLSGLELPLLIDMGKRFDKKKASFVLAYDYFGTLIGAILFPIFILPELHLFTIGYVVSAVNILVALFVMTKLKIKNNKYKIMIAIMLVIWTLLIVNSGAVNEGIIQKFYFGGQV, encoded by the coding sequence ATGGATACGAGGTCTCAACATTTATTATTCGATGCTGTGCTGGAAAAGGATTTAACTGACGCTGATGTGGATCACATTAAGCAGGTTATTGAAAAGAACCTGACAGTCGTCAATCGTATCGAGCACAAGTTTACTCCGCAAGGGGAGACGATTGTCTTTATTCTTTCTGAGTCGCATTTTACTTTGCACACATACCCTGAAAACCGCTTCATCTCTTTAGATATTTATGTTTGTAATATGGAAACAGATTTAAAGAAAATCGTTCATGAGATTTCATCTGTTGTTCCTTTTGAAAAAGTCGATCAAAAATTTCTTGCTCGTGGAGCGATTGGAACTCCGGTTCACTCTAAGCATCTGCATATCATCTACCTTGTAACGGTGATGACTGCTTGTTGCAGTATTCTTTATGAATTGCTGCTTGCTCAGGCCTTATCAACGACAATGGGGAACACGGCACTTAGATATAATACGACTATCGGTCTTTATATTGCGGCCATGGGGTTTGGTGCTCTTCTTTATAAGAAATTTATCAAACGAGATATTCTTGAAGAGTTCGTTAAGATTGAATTACTGTTATCCATCATCGGGGGAGTTGCTCCCATTATGGCGCTAGTCTTTGATTACTCTTTCAATAAAATTGCGACATCGACGGGCATTTCATTTTTTTCTAATTGGATTCAAGGCCCGCTTTTTACTTTAAATCACTTGCTGATTATTGCGATAGGTTTTCTGTCTGGTCTGGAGCTTCCATTATTAATTGATATGGGGAAGCGCTTTGATAAGAAAAAAGCAAGTTTCGTTTTAGCTTACGATTATTTCGGGACACTGATTGGGGCCATCTTGTTTCCCATTTTCATTCTTCCGGAGCTTCACTTGTTCACGATTGGATACGTGGTTTCGGCCGTCAATATTCTCGTGGCCTTATTTGTAATGACAAAACTGAAGATCAAAAACAATAAGTATAAAATCATGATTGCGATCATGTTGGTGATCTGGACGCTGTTGATTGTGAATTCCGGGGCCGTAAACGAAGGCATTATTCAAAAGTTTTATTTTGGTGGTCAAGTATGA
- a CDS encoding prepilin peptidase, with product MFPIVVYVFISIQLLFVAYIDFKTQKIANMWMLINFLFFCLLTIVFPTVYIWSFEAFVFPLAFLLVGFALYMAHIMGGGDSKYLSSLYILVPLNMQETVFTYLLYATILVGSTLLLFNILKNLDIIIIHFKMRDIAGIKKIFGKKFTYAPVIFIAWMWFGWQNYKILSF from the coding sequence ATGTTTCCAATAGTCGTCTACGTTTTTATTTCCATCCAGCTGCTATTTGTCGCCTACATTGATTTCAAAACGCAGAAAATTGCCAACATGTGGATGTTGATTAACTTTTTATTCTTTTGTCTGCTGACAATCGTCTTTCCTACGGTCTACATCTGGTCGTTTGAAGCTTTCGTTTTTCCGCTGGCATTTTTGCTCGTGGGCTTTGCACTTTATATGGCCCATATAATGGGAGGAGGAGATTCCAAATATCTTTCTTCACTCTATATTTTAGTTCCACTCAATATGCAGGAAACGGTTTTTACCTACCTTCTATACGCAACGATTTTAGTAGGAAGTACGCTTCTACTTTTTAATATATTAAAGAACCTTGATATAATTATAATTCACTTTAAAATGAGAGACATTGCTGGGATTAAAAAAATTTTTGGAAAGAAATTTACCTATGCACCGGTAATCTTCATCGCATGGATGTGGTTTGGATGGCAAAATTACAAAATCCTGTCCTTTTAA
- a CDS encoding GNAT family N-acetyltransferase, which translates to MNKNSFTLTTLSENPEYFEEVITLIEKEFHYNSPLSYAKDFALLMDPLNFDNCYLYVDQATNKVVSHLAVCPRLMIKSNYTISVALIGGIATAVDFRGRDLFKNLMNHALAIHVQKCGLFILWSEITGLYEKFSFHLSGGLIETGPAVFSNNDRPMGFTKSTFRDLSPKDFENIQKIYRDFNQKYFFTVVREEKEWSIIREMDSIDLYIKKNETGTIEQYFCVNKGRDLTNIIHEVGCLPDQYLQMMKSLQKYRTWLPESELSLSSNKDIFFTAFMRLGNFNILKEFLKSVSEGQLELYEMTGDLICFRFGTIEHQSSHKDFLQYLFGPRPLKEFESLVLSPYIPGTDSI; encoded by the coding sequence ATGAATAAAAATTCTTTCACTTTAACGACTTTATCTGAGAATCCTGAGTATTTTGAGGAAGTGATAACTCTTATTGAGAAGGAATTTCATTACAACTCTCCTCTCTCATATGCAAAAGACTTTGCTCTGCTGATGGATCCACTTAATTTTGATAATTGTTATCTCTATGTAGATCAAGCAACAAATAAAGTTGTGTCTCACTTAGCAGTTTGTCCTCGTTTGATGATAAAAAGCAATTACACAATAAGCGTTGCGCTCATTGGAGGAATTGCTACTGCAGTAGATTTTAGAGGAAGAGATTTATTTAAAAATTTAATGAATCACGCACTAGCAATTCATGTACAGAAATGTGGATTGTTTATTCTATGGAGTGAGATCACTGGACTCTATGAAAAATTTTCTTTTCATCTGTCTGGTGGATTAATTGAAACTGGCCCTGCAGTATTTTCTAACAACGATCGCCCAATGGGATTTACGAAATCTACATTTAGGGATCTCTCACCAAAAGACTTCGAGAACATTCAAAAGATCTATAGAGACTTCAATCAAAAATACTTCTTCACTGTGGTTCGCGAAGAAAAAGAATGGTCGATCATTAGAGAGATGGATTCTATTGATCTCTATATAAAGAAAAATGAGACAGGAACTATCGAGCAGTACTTCTGTGTGAATAAAGGCCGCGACCTGACTAACATCATTCACGAAGTAGGATGCCTTCCTGACCAGTACCTGCAGATGATGAAGAGTTTACAGAAGTACAGGACATGGTTGCCTGAAAGTGAGCTTTCTCTTTCCTCTAATAAAGATATTTTCTTCACAGCATTCATGAGGCTTGGGAATTTTAATATTTTAAAAGAGTTTTTAAAGTCTGTGAGTGAAGGCCAGCTTGAGTTGTATGAAATGACAGGAGATCTTATCTGTTTCCGCTTTGGCACTATCGAGCACCAAAGCAGTCACAAAGATTTTTTACAGTATTTATTCGGGCCACGCCCATTGAAAGAATTTGAAAGTCTTGTGCTGTCCCCTTACATTCCAGGGACAGACAGTATCTAG
- a CDS encoding Flp family type IVb pilin — MKKLMAYWRDESGQTSTEYILLVAVVAMIVFKFKNTAGAKLDALTAKVFDKADTMVEGIDAGN; from the coding sequence ATGAAGAAGCTTATGGCATATTGGAGAGACGAAAGTGGGCAGACGTCGACAGAGTATATCTTACTCGTTGCGGTTGTTGCCATGATCGTTTTTAAATTCAAAAACACAGCTGGTGCTAAGTTAGATGCACTAACAGCGAAAGTTTTTGATAAGGCCGACACAATGGTTGAAGGAATCGACGCTGGTAACTAA
- a CDS encoding flagellin N-terminal helical domain-containing protein, translating to MGLRINTNVASLNAQRNLGSTRISMNKSLEKLSSGQRINRAGDDAAGLAISENLKAQIKGLGQAERNAEDGISLVQIAEGALGEVSNILIRLRELGVQAASDTIGSTERKFLNVEFEQLTSEVDRIANSTEFNRVPLLNGTGAVFDIQIGTRNDPISDRLTFDASSADVNVAALGLNLASVSDKISAQNSLTSIDQAIISVSGIRADFGALQNRLQSTVNNIQTSIENLASANSRVRDTDVAAETAELTKQNILMQAGTSVLSQANSSTNSALALIQAASQR from the coding sequence ATGGGACTTCGAATTAACACGAACGTGGCGTCTTTAAACGCACAAAGGAATCTAGGTTCAACTAGAATTTCAATGAACAAGTCTTTGGAGAAACTTTCTTCAGGGCAAAGAATCAACAGAGCTGGTGACGATGCTGCCGGTCTCGCAATCTCAGAAAATTTAAAAGCTCAGATTAAAGGTCTGGGACAAGCAGAAAGAAATGCTGAAGATGGTATCTCTCTAGTTCAGATCGCGGAAGGGGCGTTAGGAGAAGTTTCTAACATCCTTATCAGATTAAGAGAACTAGGAGTACAAGCTGCTTCTGATACTATCGGATCTACAGAAAGAAAATTCCTTAACGTGGAATTTGAACAGTTAACTTCGGAAGTTGACCGTATCGCAAACTCAACAGAATTTAACCGCGTTCCATTACTTAACGGAACTGGTGCTGTGTTTGATATTCAAATCGGAACAAGAAACGATCCTATCTCTGACAGATTAACGTTCGATGCTTCATCAGCAGACGTTAATGTGGCGGCACTTGGTTTGAACCTTGCTTCTGTCTCTGACAAAATTTCAGCTCAGAACTCTCTTACTTCAATCGATCAAGCGATCATTTCAGTATCAGGGATTAGAGCGGACTTTGGTGCTCTTCAAAACAGATTGCAGTCAACAGTTAACAATATTCAAACAAGTATTGAAAACTTAGCTTCTGCAAACTCTCGTGTAAGAGACACAGACGTTGCTGCAGAAACTGCAGAATTAACTAAACAGAACATTTTAATGCAAGCAGGTACAAGTGTGCTTTCACAAGCGAACTCAAGTACAAACTCAGCATTAGCTCTAATTCAAGCTGCTTCTCAGAGATAA
- a CDS encoding spermidine synthase, with the protein MTSKKNLIKLEILVVTIVLAFCSIVYELLLANTLAIVTGNYIWWQSLTIGIYIGGLGLGAYWSDKLRDIYKSIINIEIALSFLGVCSVVYVYFLHGSYKYMDNLFYYTGDFRSAVYLQNLFALKFVFFGMVQLLTFLIGLFSGFEIPLMVRIAEDRLGEETDNEYQIFGINYIGTLVGTTFFAYLLLPKLDVIKTSVVVAMLNLAVCVYFIVRYMKVNKKRYFISSVCVLVFGLLIGFNERAITQTYLKVFYYMPKILSQNNKDVEDLYKKIERLPDIERSKSLYQYLDIFTYPTVENGEYKDATILTLDTNFQFNTATEFFYHQAFAHASIAMNEKIPKKVLLLGGGDGLLLRELLKYDEIESIDFIELDEKMLDLARGRFAKLNNHSVDNPKVKTQVNDGFYYLRNTNDKYDAIFIDFPYPNSYDLARLYSVEFYKYVYKALNPNGFVILDAPFFDKENELKNNMRARLMVTTVFNEMHVLNNSVVASTFYYAGFKTIFPYRVADESFLFLKKEAGAIDYNFMEKSDLSRLSPETIAEMHNIKNQNFPYEISARYINSIFKPAVVKKNEF; encoded by the coding sequence ATGACAAGTAAAAAGAATCTTATAAAACTAGAAATCCTCGTTGTCACAATTGTCCTGGCGTTTTGTAGTATTGTGTACGAGCTTTTATTGGCAAATACTCTAGCGATCGTTACAGGAAATTATATCTGGTGGCAGTCTCTGACAATCGGTATCTATATCGGTGGTCTGGGGTTAGGTGCTTACTGGTCAGATAAACTAAGAGATATCTATAAGAGCATTATCAATATAGAAATTGCACTGTCTTTTTTGGGAGTGTGCTCGGTTGTCTATGTTTACTTTCTTCATGGAAGTTACAAGTACATGGATAACTTGTTTTACTACACAGGGGATTTCCGTTCTGCTGTGTATCTGCAAAATCTTTTTGCCTTAAAATTTGTCTTCTTTGGAATGGTTCAACTTTTAACTTTTTTAATCGGATTATTTTCAGGGTTCGAGATCCCTCTCATGGTTCGAATCGCGGAAGACCGCTTAGGTGAAGAGACTGATAATGAATACCAGATTTTTGGTATTAACTATATAGGAACTCTGGTTGGAACAACCTTCTTTGCTTATTTATTACTTCCTAAATTAGATGTTATTAAAACCTCAGTTGTCGTGGCCATGCTCAACCTTGCGGTCTGTGTGTATTTCATCGTGAGATACATGAAGGTCAACAAAAAGCGCTACTTCATTTCATCTGTTTGCGTTTTAGTGTTTGGGCTCTTAATCGGCTTCAATGAGCGCGCTATTACTCAGACTTATTTAAAAGTCTTTTACTACATGCCAAAGATTCTTTCACAAAATAACAAAGACGTGGAAGATCTATATAAAAAGATTGAGCGCCTTCCGGATATTGAAAGATCAAAGTCTTTATACCAATACCTGGATATCTTTACTTACCCGACTGTTGAAAATGGGGAGTATAAAGATGCAACTATCTTAACTCTTGATACGAACTTTCAATTTAATACCGCGACAGAGTTCTTTTATCATCAGGCCTTTGCTCATGCTTCCATTGCGATGAATGAGAAAATCCCTAAGAAGGTTTTACTTCTTGGTGGAGGAGATGGTCTTTTATTACGTGAGCTTTTAAAGTATGACGAAATTGAGTCAATCGACTTTATCGAGCTGGATGAAAAGATGCTGGATTTAGCACGAGGAAGATTTGCTAAGCTTAACAACCATTCAGTTGATAACCCCAAAGTTAAGACTCAGGTGAACGATGGATTTTATTATCTAAGAAATACAAATGATAAATACGACGCCATTTTTATCGATTTCCCTTATCCAAACTCATATGACCTGGCGAGACTGTATAGCGTTGAGTTTTATAAATATGTTTATAAAGCACTTAACCCGAATGGATTTGTTATTTTAGATGCTCCTTTCTTTGATAAAGAAAATGAACTTAAAAATAACATGCGCGCGCGCCTTATGGTGACGACTGTCTTTAATGAAATGCACGTCTTAAATAATAGCGTTGTGGCCAGTACATTTTACTATGCAGGATTCAAGACGATCTTCCCTTATAGAGTCGCGGATGAGTCTTTCTTATTTTTAAAGAAGGAAGCAGGGGCCATAGATTATAACTTTATGGAAAAATCAGATCTGTCACGACTTAGTCCAGAGACGATTGCGGAAATGCACAATATAAAGAATCAAAACTTTCCGTATGAAATCTCGGCAAGGTATATCAACTCGATCTTTAAGCCTGCCGTAGTTAAGAAAAACGAATTCTAG
- a CDS encoding SDR family oxidoreductase, which produces MFDLNSAQDKRKTILIIGINSFLGSNLAEFFKKDYRVVGTYHKKNQQLPGILALPCDVLNKDEVQLVLYAFKPDIVLYCVGLTSLKDCADMPNASDALNSAGLFNVAEIAPRYGSRVVYFSSQFVFSGANKNYNEMDNADMITHYGKSQASSEFYLQKSSLNYLIIRSSKLYGRGVSPLRDSWFELLQRNLKNNKNAAYDDFVHQGFVDVYYLGMVLKMCIDKNISNRLVHFSSQDTMTYYEFARTYAEVFHESNGLINKGKWHLPILKSTSVERVDEHLHYKLDVLNMEGLLKIKMPTIRESLEFTLKRLNGNRNPAKGVVNKSEGLSFI; this is translated from the coding sequence ATGTTTGATTTAAATAGTGCTCAGGATAAACGAAAAACCATTTTGATCATCGGGATAAATTCCTTTTTGGGATCCAATCTTGCTGAGTTCTTCAAAAAAGATTACCGCGTAGTCGGAACTTACCATAAAAAAAATCAACAGCTTCCTGGTATCCTTGCCTTACCATGTGACGTTTTAAATAAAGATGAAGTGCAGTTAGTTCTTTATGCTTTTAAGCCTGACATCGTTTTATATTGTGTTGGTTTAACGTCATTAAAAGACTGTGCAGACATGCCGAATGCATCTGATGCCTTGAACTCAGCAGGCCTCTTTAACGTGGCCGAAATCGCTCCTAGATATGGCTCTCGTGTTGTGTACTTCTCTTCGCAATTTGTTTTTTCAGGCGCCAATAAAAATTATAATGAAATGGACAATGCCGATATGATCACTCATTACGGTAAGTCTCAGGCCTCTTCAGAGTTTTATCTGCAAAAGTCTTCCTTAAACTATTTGATTATCAGATCGAGTAAGCTTTACGGAAGAGGTGTATCTCCACTTAGAGATTCATGGTTTGAATTGCTTCAAAGAAATCTTAAAAATAATAAAAATGCCGCTTATGATGACTTCGTTCATCAGGGATTTGTAGATGTATATTACTTAGGAATGGTTTTAAAGATGTGTATTGATAAAAACATCTCTAATCGTCTGGTGCATTTCTCATCACAAGACACGATGACGTATTATGAATTCGCTCGCACATATGCAGAAGTGTTTCATGAGTCCAATGGGCTGATCAATAAAGGTAAGTGGCATCTTCCAATATTAAAGAGTACATCGGTGGAAAGAGTAGACGAACATCTTCATTACAAGCTTGATGTCTTAAACATGGAAGGGCTTTTAAAAATTAAAATGCCGACTATCAGAGAGTCTCTGGAATTTACGTTGAAGCGTCTTAACGGGAATAGAAATCCTGCTAAGGGTGTCGTTAACAAAAGTGAAGGATTGTCTTTTATCTAG
- a CDS encoding flagellin N-terminal helical domain-containing protein — MGLRINTNVPSLSAQRSLGINTRNLNDNLRKLSSGERITKAGDDAAGLAISENLKAQIRGMRQAKRNAGDAVSLLQTAEGGMSEISNIIIRLRELSVQAASDTVGTTERGFSDIEFQSLKEEIDRISKSTEFNGIKLLDGTGGKLEFQVGTKNDPILDRLQYDGSRADASLKALGLEIDGVATKEGAQNALMKLDDALVHINGTRANFGALQNRLQSTQNNLEISDENLSAANSRIRDVDVASETADMTKNNILLQAGISVLSQANQSPNTALKLLNN; from the coding sequence ATGGGATTAAGAATAAATACAAACGTGCCTTCGTTATCAGCTCAGAGATCTTTAGGGATCAATACGAGAAACCTTAATGACAACTTGAGAAAGTTATCATCAGGTGAACGTATCACTAAAGCAGGCGACGATGCAGCAGGTTTAGCTATAAGTGAAAATTTAAAAGCTCAGATACGTGGAATGAGACAGGCCAAAAGAAATGCTGGCGATGCTGTGTCACTGTTACAAACGGCAGAAGGTGGAATGAGTGAGATCTCTAATATCATCATCAGACTTAGAGAACTTTCAGTCCAAGCAGCTTCCGATACAGTGGGTACTACAGAGAGGGGATTCTCAGATATTGAATTTCAAAGTCTCAAAGAAGAGATTGATAGAATTTCAAAGTCTACAGAATTTAACGGAATTAAACTTCTCGATGGTACAGGCGGAAAACTTGAATTCCAGGTAGGAACTAAAAATGACCCAATTCTTGATCGTCTACAATATGACGGTTCAAGAGCGGACGCTTCCCTTAAGGCACTTGGCCTGGAGATTGATGGGGTGGCGACGAAAGAAGGAGCTCAAAACGCGCTTATGAAACTTGATGATGCTTTAGTGCACATCAACGGAACGAGAGCGAACTTTGGTGCCCTTCAGAACAGATTGCAGTCGACTCAAAATAACCTTGAGATCAGCGATGAAAACTTATCAGCTGCCAACTCAAGAATAAGAGATGTCGATGTAGCTTCTGAAACAGCTGACATGACTAAGAATAATATTCTTCTTCAGGCAGGTATTTCGGTTCTATCGCAAGCAAATCAGTCTCCGAATACTGCTTTAAAACTACTCAATAACTAA
- the cpaB gene encoding Flp pilus assembly protein CpaB, which translates to MNTRALTLALVIAGLAMMMVYTYIEDQKNAMIKEYGIQSSVVVAKNDIQELDLIDDSKVEVKTVPANFLSPGHFKTIKELENTIATVPIIKGEQITKPRVTYPGIKTGLSRQVSVGKRAVAINITEKDAVGRLIKPGDRVDVLAAIDISQGARRDLQKTRTFLQDVLVLSTGMSMTNSIPMYGVETPKVIRTMNLNTYTTYNTITLELDPYDVQKLAFIQAYSNGAVSLSLRNNSDKEPVRLRATQIYDVLGDDASEAKSFFSEKYIKETKNAQ; encoded by the coding sequence ATGAATACACGCGCACTGACTCTGGCCTTAGTGATTGCAGGACTTGCAATGATGATGGTCTACACATATATCGAAGATCAAAAGAATGCGATGATCAAAGAATATGGTATTCAAAGTTCTGTCGTTGTAGCAAAAAACGATATTCAAGAATTAGATTTGATCGACGATTCAAAAGTTGAAGTTAAAACTGTTCCAGCAAACTTTCTTTCTCCAGGGCATTTCAAAACAATTAAAGAATTAGAAAACACAATTGCAACTGTTCCAATTATTAAAGGGGAGCAGATCACAAAACCGCGTGTGACGTATCCGGGAATTAAAACTGGTTTATCAAGACAGGTTTCAGTTGGTAAACGTGCCGTTGCCATTAACATTACTGAAAAAGATGCAGTAGGGCGTTTGATTAAACCGGGTGACCGTGTTGACGTTCTTGCAGCGATTGATATCTCTCAAGGGGCCCGTCGTGATTTACAAAAAACCAGAACATTCCTTCAGGACGTTTTAGTTTTATCAACAGGTATGAGTATGACGAATTCAATTCCTATGTATGGAGTTGAGACACCGAAAGTTATTCGTACGATGAACTTAAATACGTACACGACATACAATACAATCACGCTCGAATTAGATCCGTATGACGTTCAGAAACTTGCTTTCATACAGGCCTATTCAAACGGGGCCGTTTCACTTTCTTTAAGAAACAATTCAGATAAAGAGCCGGTTCGTTTAAGAGCGACTCAAATTTATGACGTACTTGGGGATGATGCTTCGGAAGCGAAGAGCTTCTTCTCTGAGAAATATATTAAAGAGACTAAAAATGCTCAATAA